The Lewinella sp. 4G2 nucleotide sequence GCTTCAACAATTCTCCCCGCAGCCGTTATAGTGGTATGCAAGAAGAATTAACCGATAGGGATATCGACCGGGTGATTGAAATGGCCTGGGAAGACCGCACGCCATTTGCCGCCATTGAATTTCAATTCGGCCTCACCGAAGCGGAAGTCATCAAACTCATGAAGCGCGAACTGAAGCTGAACAGCTGGAAGCGCTGGCGGGCACGCGTTCAAGGCCGTGCCACCAAACATCGGTCTCTGCGGACAACGGGTGTAGAACGCTTCAAGAGCAAAGCGCAGAAACAGATCACCTACAATAAGATCAGTAAGAAAAAGTACTAGTAAGTCATTTTGGCGCTGACGCAGGTGCCAAGTGAAAGGGTAAAAATAGGTTACCCAAACACTGCGAACACCAGGTAGATTCCAAAGAATACCACCCAAGTGCCCTGGTAGAAACGAGCGATGGAAGCCTGATCGGTGAGATCCAAACTACGGGTATTCACCCCAAAACCGACGAGTAAAATGATCAATCCTCCGCCCAGATAATACTGATGTTGGGCCAACGCATACGCACCCGCTACCAGCAATGTGAAAGATAGCAAGATGGCACCCGCCCGGTAAACCCAGTCCTTAGAACGGATGAGGGATAAGGTGCGGATACCATGGGCATCGTCGCCTTCCGTATCCGGCAAGTCTTTGTACCAGGCGATGATGACGCCAAAAACAAAAATTACCGCCGTCAACAACCAGATCGTTGGGGGGATTGGAGGAACGCTTGCGGCTTCGCCCAGATACTTAGCGTAGTGCAAGTACAGGATCAAATTAACAATGAGCCCCCGCACGACGATAATGCAGAAGGCAGCCCAAAAGTGAAAGCGTTTTAGCCGAATAGGATCGGCACTGTAAGCCGTACCGAGCGCGATGCTAGACAGTACGGTGAGCGGTAGATACGGTGGGTACCACAAGGACCCAATCAC carries:
- a CDS encoding homogentisate phytyltransferase, translated to MITFLRFGRAHTLIGTTLSLLAVYLIATRQYGIHDWGMFAWSLFVCLAANVYITGLNQLTDVEIDRINKPYLPLASGAYTIAQGRWIVGVCGVLAVIGSLWYPPYLPLTVLSSIALGTAYSADPIRLKRFHFWAAFCIIVVRGLIVNLILYLHYAKYLGEAASVPPIPPTIWLLTAVIFVFGVIIAWYKDLPDTEGDDAHGIRTLSLIRSKDWVYRAGAILLSFTLLVAGAYALAQHQYYLGGGLIILLVGFGVNTRSLDLTDQASIARFYQGTWVVFFGIYLVFAVFG
- a CDS encoding TIGR03643 family protein, encoding MQEELTDRDIDRVIEMAWEDRTPFAAIEFQFGLTEAEVIKLMKRELKLNSWKRWRARVQGRATKHRSLRTTGVERFKSKAQKQITYNKISKKKY